One genomic segment of Hordeum vulgare subsp. vulgare chromosome 2H, MorexV3_pseudomolecules_assembly, whole genome shotgun sequence includes these proteins:
- the LOC123428439 gene encoding uncharacterized protein LOC123428439, with product MKKLYQGKGRRVHPAPAPAPDASTVALAMLPATLLALVAALTAEEQEVLAYLLSGGAGGAAGGAGGGRRRRLNGPHQPEMGCGCFGCYKSFWARWDASPNRHLIHTIIDAVEEGAGGGPPGAAGPGGAARRGHRRRRRGRGGPCAVDAAAEEDRDAAEAQPGCADDHLQLQACCASEDGDYEGDEDDGADSVYGGEEAMTDDSDCASAAAEKSAVGKLVRFIGEKVWAAWT from the coding sequence ATGAAGAAGCTGTACCAAGGGAAGGGCCGGCGGGTGcacccggcgccggcgccggcgccggatgCGTCCACGGTGGCGCTGGCCATGCTGCCGGCGACCCTGCTGGCGCTCGTGGCGGCGCTCACGGCGGAGGAGCAGGAGGTGCTCGCCTACCTGCTGTCCGGCGGGGCCGGCGGCGCGGCGGGCGGAGCAGGCGGGGGACGGCGCAGGCGGCTCAACGGGCCGCACCAGCCGGAGATGGGCTGCGGCTGCTTCGGCTGCTACAAGAGCTTCTGGGCCCGCTGGGACGCCTCCCCCAACCGCCACCTCATCCACACCATCATCGACGCCGTCGAGGAGGGCGCCGGAGGAGGGCCTCCAGGAGCAGCAGGGCCAGGTGGAGCCGCTCGCCGCGgccaccgtcgccgccgccgtggcCGCGGCGGGCCGTGCGCCGTCGACGCCGCCGCCGAGGAGGACCGCGACGCCGCGGAGGCCCAGCCCGGCTGCGCGGACGACCACCTGCAGCTCCAAGCCTGCTGCGCCTCCGAGGACGGCGACTACGAGGGCGACGAGGACGACGGCGCGGACAGCGTGTACGGCGGGGAGGAGGCCATGACGGACGACAGCGACTGCGCCAGCGCGGCGGCCGAGAAGAGCGCCGTCGGGAAGCTTGTCCGCTTCATCGGCGAGAAGGTGTGGGCCGCCTGGACCTGA